From the genome of Desulfolucanica intricata:
AGCACAGGCCTATCCAGTAAAGTACTTCACGATTTTAGTTAATTTTTCTATTTATTTATATAAAGATTATTTAGGTTTATACCGATAACCTTTATATAGTAAATATTTTGTATACATAGGGGGTGTTGTGAGAATTTTTTAAAATATTTATAACTAACTATTTCAAGGAGAGAGTGAATAAAAGTGATTAAAAATAGTAGATTATTATACTTAACCTTAATTATTATGCTGAGTTTAGTTACCTTTACCGGTATTGCCCTGGCTGCTGATGATGAAAATGAGATTTCATTAGATGTGGAAATGTTTATTTATAATCCTGACGCTGAAGGCGATAAGGTGAAACTTGATCCTGTAACTGATGCTGAAACGGGTGATACCGTGTATTATTCTTACAGCAATCTTATTTTTTTATATATTGACCATGATGGGGATGAAGTAACAGTAAATAAAAGAGTTATCCCCGATGGTGGGAATGAAACGAGTGTCATTTTATCAAAAATTGGCGAAAATACTATAACAATTAAAGTTGATACTGAGGATGGGGTATCTGTAACAAAGAATCTAAAAGTATATTATTACAATAATGCTACACCAGCAAATAACACTTCATTTTTTCTTAAGATGCCGTCTTCAGGAACAATAACTAATGTTTTTGATGGAAGTATTAAACTTTATTTTCCTAAAAATACTTATGTTATGGACAAATACGGGCCAGCGGCCTCACAATACATAATGATGATTGCAAAAAAGGATCCCTCTGATGGGCTAGAAAATGGTGATACATATAAATCTCCCAATGCTTTAGCGTTTGAGGTATGGCCGGTTACAATTGATGAAGAAGGTTTTAAGGTAAACTATGAATACGAATTATCTTCTGAAGGAACTATTACTTTAACCTACGATAACAATCAGGTTCTCCGCCCGGAGATTTTAACTGTTTATTATTATAAAGGTGAGTGGGAAAATATCGGTGGTAAAGTTGACACTAGAAAATATACTATCTCGGCTCCGTTTAAAGGTTTTGGTGAATACATCGTTGCGCAGCGGTCAAATAATTTCAGTGAATTTGATAAAAAAGGAGAAGAAAATTTTACTGTAAGCTGGGCTAAACTTTACATAGATGTTCTTTATGCAAAGGGTATTATAGAGCCTAAAATAAATGCCGATAAAGGGAGTTTTGGTCTAGTTAATAATAATAATGGCGAACAAACTCCTGCTACGCGCCTTGAATTTTCGAAAGCTATAGTAAAAGGTCTGGGGCTTAATATAGAAACAGATGAAGAACGACCGAAAGGTCTAGATGGTTATGCAAAAGGCGACGGAAATAGTTTTACAGATGACGAGAAAAAGATAATGAATACCGCGTTTATTAACGGTATTTTGCAGGGAACAGTTGAAGATGGTAAAAGATATTTTGATGGAAACGGATTTCTTACAAGGGCACAGGCTGCGGTTGTTCTGGCTAGGGTCTTAGAATTAAAACTGGAAATGGATGAAGAAAAGGTTAGAAGCCAGTTACAAAGAACTTTCGGTGATAATACTAATATAGAAGCATGGGCTGCACCTGCCGCCTTAGCTGTTAGTAAAGCGAAAATATTTACGGATAAAAATTTTAGGCCCGGTGAAGAGTTAACATATGCAGAAATGTCAAAAATAGTCTATATTATGTTGCAAAGAGCAGGAAAACTATAGACCTAAATGAAGTGCCTTTAGAGGCACTTCATTTTTATGTGCACCCGGCATGGGCATTATCTATATTCCCGGCTCTTACCCATCAAAGGAATAGGGCAATGCTGAAGAGCAACCTGAGCGTTTAATGGGGTTATAGGCAGGCAGTGGGCCCGCCTATAAAATATAGAGGAAGTGGGGGTATAGCAATTTAATTATGAAGAGTCAGATCGGATGCCGCTCTTACAAAATGTTCACACTCCAAGATGGATTGATGCTGTAGGTTAGAAAGGGCCTCCAAACTTCGGACTATTTTAGCTCCTGCCGGCAAAGCACCCAACGCGACTTCCTCCCACGGCGTGTTAAGAACAGGTTCCAAAACGGCTATGGCACCCCGGTCGTTGTGTGTCCGGATAAGCCTGCCGCACCCCTGTTTTAATCTTAGACCCATTTCAGGATAATCCACCGCAGTCACCGGATCCAGCCCTTGTTTTTGCACCTCGCGTCTCCTTGCTTCGATTAGCGGGTCCTGCGGCGGAAATGGCAGCTGCCAGATTACCAGCAGGGTCAGTGCTTCACCGGGTACGTCGATTCCCTCCCAAAACCCGGATCCAACAAGTACCGACGAAACTTCTTCCCGAAATCTTCGGACCAGGTATCCCCGATCCGCATGATCTTCCCAAAGAAATTCATAGGGCAGCCGGTAGTCTTTAAGTCCTGTACGAATTTTTTGCACATCGGACAAAGCATTGGTCAGCACCAGCGCTCGTCCTTTGAAAAGCCTCAATAGAGAAACCAGCCGGCTCAATGCCCTGGGAAACCGGTTTTCCCGGCTGCCGCCGGGTAGTCGCTGCGGCAAATAAACTAAGACCTGCTTCTCATATTCAAAAGAACTGTCAACTGAGGAGCTTGAGAACTCCTTCAAACCCAGGGTGCGCGCAAAGTAACTGAAATCTCCTCCGGTGCTCAAGGTTGCTGAAGAAAACACTACAGGGATTTTCCCGGTAAATAAGTGCTTATTCAACATCCCACTGAGATCCCGGGGGACCACCCAAAAACTTTGGTCTATCCGGTCGGCCCAGACAATAACATCCTTACCCTTATTCCGGCAAAAGCGTTTTAGAGCCACCGATGCCCGTTCCACTCTGGCTTCGTATGCTTGCAGCTGCGTAAAGGAAAGGGACTGGATGTGCAGCTCTTGTTCGTTCTGAAGTTCAAAGTGCAGGGTGTCGAGAGCACGCCGCAGGGTATCTGCTGCTTTAAGCAGATCATCATTTATCCGCACTGTCAGCCTGTTTGTTCGCTCATCCTGAGCTGCTGAATGATTCAATAGCTTAAAAAACCGTGAGGTGGCTGCATCCATTGCCAGGGCAGCGGAAATCAGTGACGTTCTGGCTCCCTGGAGCCGCTCGATAGAGGAGATTATACCGTCAATATCCTCCTTAACCACCTGCCGGCCCGCCCTTTGCGCTGCCGGAAGCAGGACTTTATGCCCTTCATCAAAGATAACCGCCGAGTAATCAGGCAGGAGGGGCCGTTTACCGTCAGCTATCCGCTCATTCCGCGTCCACAGGTCATCAAAGAAGATGTCATGGTCGCAAACGATCAGATCCAGTGCCGCCCGGTAATGCTCCCTCGCTTTAACCTGCTTACAAAACCCCCGCGCCGGGCAGGTCTCGCAGGGCATGGCCTCATCCCAGGCTAACTGTTTCCACACCCGGTCCGGTACGCCGGGTATTTCGGAGCGTTCACCCCGGTTTGTCTCCCCTGCCCAGTGCAGTACACCGGTAAGTGTGGGATCCGGCTGTTCATAAAACGAGTTCTCAAATCGTTTAACTTTCACGTCGCAAATATACTGACGTGAATTCTTGGCCATGCGAACGTCAATGTCCAGACCCAACAGGCTCGAAAGCTTTTCAATATCTCCTTGGGGGCCGGCTAACTGTTCCTGAAGGGCTGTGGAAGCACAGCTGATAATTACAGGCTTTCCCTTGAAGCGGGCATAAGCAACCGCGGTTAGCAAATAAGCAAAAGTTTTACCGGTACCCAATCCTGCTTCGGCAAAATGCACCATTCCTTTGCACACAGCTTCGGCAAGCCGAAACGCCGTATAGATTTGTTCCTCACGTATTTCATAGCCATACTCCGGCAGTATATCATAAAACAATTGCCCGATCCATTCAGTAAGTTTTGCCGAAAAATCGTGTTTATTTCGGTATGTGAAGGGTACTTTAGACATTAAAGCACACATGTTGATCCCCGCTTTCCTTGCATCTTTTAAATGTCCCAGGTTTTATTTTTTCCCGGTATTTAACATAACTTTCATAGTGATAAATCCATAATTTTTTAATTAATCTGCTTAAAAATCAATACTTTAAGAAGGTTTTGAAAAAAAATTATACCGTGCATAAAATTTTACTTTCCAGTCAAAATATTGGTAGGAGGTGTTATCTATGGCATTAAACTTAACTCAAAAAGAAAGAATGCTGCTGGAGGATCAGAAAAAACATGAGCAGGTATGTATCGACAAGTATAACAATTACGCCAACCAGGCCCAGGACCCCCAATTAAAAAACCTGTTCCAGAGTTATGCTGCTCAGGAACAACAACATCTAAACAGCATTAATCAAATGCTGAATGGCCGGCTGCCTTCGATGGGCCAGGGACAACAGCAGCAAACACAGCAGCAGAATATCCCACAATTCCCACAGATGCAGGGTGCCATGGCCAACCAAACAGATGCAGCTTTGTGCAACGACCTGCTTATGACTGAAAAGTACGTATCGAGTACCTATGACACAGCAATTTTTGAGTTTACTGACAGCAATGTGCGGCAGATTTTAAATCATATTCAAAAAGAGGAACAGCAGCACGGTGAAGGTATCTTCAATTATATGCAGAGTAAAGGCATGTATAATCCACAGTAAGAAAACTTAAAGCATAAAAAAATCCCCTGCCGGATAATCACAGGGGATTTTTACATACCCGCTATTAAAATTATGGACAATTTCGGGAACATATTATCTTATAAGGTCTTTACCAAGAAAAACAAATTGTGTATAATCTATATAATATTTACTCTACGGACTAATTATTTCTAAATATTATTCCGGCGACTGCCTTTTTTCGGGCGGTCGCCGTATATTTATGCAATTTAAAAATACTTTTATAATATTATAAAACTTAATGGGAGGACAGGGTAAGAATGTCAAGAACAATT
Proteins encoded in this window:
- a CDS encoding spore coat protein, whose translation is MALNLTQKERMLLEDQKKHEQVCIDKYNNYANQAQDPQLKNLFQSYAAQEQQHLNSINQMLNGRLPSMGQGQQQQTQQQNIPQFPQMQGAMANQTDAALCNDLLMTEKYVSSTYDTAIFEFTDSNVRQILNHIQKEEQQHGEGIFNYMQSKGMYNPQ
- a CDS encoding S-layer homology domain-containing protein; amino-acid sequence: MIKNSRLLYLTLIIMLSLVTFTGIALAADDENEISLDVEMFIYNPDAEGDKVKLDPVTDAETGDTVYYSYSNLIFLYIDHDGDEVTVNKRVIPDGGNETSVILSKIGENTITIKVDTEDGVSVTKNLKVYYYNNATPANNTSFFLKMPSSGTITNVFDGSIKLYFPKNTYVMDKYGPAASQYIMMIAKKDPSDGLENGDTYKSPNALAFEVWPVTIDEEGFKVNYEYELSSEGTITLTYDNNQVLRPEILTVYYYKGEWENIGGKVDTRKYTISAPFKGFGEYIVAQRSNNFSEFDKKGEENFTVSWAKLYIDVLYAKGIIEPKINADKGSFGLVNNNNGEQTPATRLEFSKAIVKGLGLNIETDEERPKGLDGYAKGDGNSFTDDEKKIMNTAFINGILQGTVEDGKRYFDGNGFLTRAQAAVVLARVLELKLEMDEEKVRSQLQRTFGDNTNIEAWAAPAALAVSKAKIFTDKNFRPGEELTYAEMSKIVYIMLQRAGKL
- a CDS encoding ATP-dependent DNA helicase translates to MCALMSKVPFTYRNKHDFSAKLTEWIGQLFYDILPEYGYEIREEQIYTAFRLAEAVCKGMVHFAEAGLGTGKTFAYLLTAVAYARFKGKPVIISCASTALQEQLAGPQGDIEKLSSLLGLDIDVRMAKNSRQYICDVKVKRFENSFYEQPDPTLTGVLHWAGETNRGERSEIPGVPDRVWKQLAWDEAMPCETCPARGFCKQVKAREHYRAALDLIVCDHDIFFDDLWTRNERIADGKRPLLPDYSAVIFDEGHKVLLPAAQRAGRQVVKEDIDGIISSIERLQGARTSLISAALAMDAATSRFFKLLNHSAAQDERTNRLTVRINDDLLKAADTLRRALDTLHFELQNEQELHIQSLSFTQLQAYEARVERASVALKRFCRNKGKDVIVWADRIDQSFWVVPRDLSGMLNKHLFTGKIPVVFSSATLSTGGDFSYFARTLGLKEFSSSSVDSSFEYEKQVLVYLPQRLPGGSRENRFPRALSRLVSLLRLFKGRALVLTNALSDVQKIRTGLKDYRLPYEFLWEDHADRGYLVRRFREEVSSVLVGSGFWEGIDVPGEALTLLVIWQLPFPPQDPLIEARRREVQKQGLDPVTAVDYPEMGLRLKQGCGRLIRTHNDRGAIAVLEPVLNTPWEEVALGALPAGAKIVRSLEALSNLQHQSILECEHFVRAASDLTLHN